The following coding sequences are from one Luteolibacter arcticus window:
- a CDS encoding transglutaminase family protein, translating into MSDSHLLRIVHRTHYLYAEPVTFQTHRLVIRPREGHDLRVESLLLGITPMADVVWTRDIFGNSVAHAHFREQGNELKFDVEVVVRRFFDPDAPPLIEHSPSPYPLEYDTMEHGIVVGYLTPVYLEEAGAVKDFIGTLPNPGDFPSAEAFVLRLAEIIHQKIRYERREQKGVQTPATTLSLGSGSCRDVATLMMETLRQLGIAARFASGYLDCPATRAARGSTHAWTEAYFPQLGWYGFDPTTGRHCDHRHIVTGASHHPRGVMPVSGRYFGNTGAFLSMNVAVEFSTPQEAAATILDR; encoded by the coding sequence ATGAGCGACAGCCACCTGCTGAGAATCGTCCACCGCACGCACTACCTCTATGCGGAGCCGGTGACCTTCCAGACGCACCGGCTGGTCATCCGCCCGCGCGAGGGCCACGACCTGCGGGTGGAGAGCCTGCTGCTGGGGATTACCCCGATGGCGGATGTGGTGTGGACGCGCGACATCTTCGGCAACTCGGTGGCGCATGCCCACTTCCGCGAGCAGGGCAACGAGCTGAAATTCGATGTGGAGGTGGTGGTGCGGCGCTTCTTCGATCCCGATGCGCCGCCGCTGATCGAGCATAGCCCGAGTCCCTATCCACTCGAATACGACACGATGGAGCACGGCATCGTGGTGGGCTACCTGACACCGGTCTATCTGGAGGAAGCCGGGGCGGTGAAGGACTTCATCGGCACGCTGCCGAATCCCGGCGACTTTCCCAGTGCGGAGGCGTTCGTGCTGCGGTTGGCCGAAATCATCCATCAAAAGATCCGCTACGAGCGCCGCGAGCAGAAGGGGGTGCAAACGCCGGCGACCACGCTCTCGCTCGGCAGCGGCTCCTGCCGGGACGTGGCCACGCTGATGATGGAGACGCTGCGCCAGCTCGGGATCGCGGCGCGCTTTGCCAGTGGCTACCTCGATTGCCCGGCGACCCGTGCCGCGCGTGGCTCCACCCATGCGTGGACAGAGGCATATTTCCCGCAGCTCGGCTGGTATGGCTTTGATCCCACGACCGGCAGGCACTGCGACCACCGGCACATCGTCACCGGCGCGAGCCATCATCCGCGCGGGGTGATGCCGGTGAGCGGGCGTTACTTCGGGAACACCGGGGCATTCCTCAGCATGAACGTGGCGGTGGAGTTTTCGACGCCGCAGGAGGCCGCGGCCACGATCCTTGACCGTTAA